CCCCCACACTTTGGATTATTGTCAGACCAACCAAAACCTTGATCAGTCAGAATGGTTTGGAAGATCCCTAACCTTGGGTAAATGTGTTGTGTGAATTCAGTCCCTATATTTTGATAGCTCAGGATGATGTGTAGGCATAACATTATGTCTTATACAACCAGTTATGAATAAACAAACCATGGTAATTGAAAATCATTCAGCTGCTGCATTTTCACACGGTAGGTTTGAATCTTTGAGCAACAATAGCCATGACAATTTATGAACATTTTGAACCAAGAAACACTTTGAGTTTTTTTCTCCTCACTTCAATAGGTCATCATAGACACAATGGACATACTTTTTAGAATAAGAGGAGGCTTGGATTTTGCATTTCAGTTAGCCACTACTAATGGTGAGTCTAGAAATACAAAATGCTGTGTTACATTATACTATAAAGAATCTTCCTCTACAGAAGTTTAAAATATTGATTCTACTGTATGAACAAAATTGTTTTAGCAAAGTTAGTATGAGAAGCCCTCCACATCTCtcttctccactcctctcctctcctctaccctCCCGTCCcgttccctcccctctccactccactccactccactccactcctctcctctcctcacctctcctctcctcatttTGGAATAATACAACTGCAGATTCATTCAGAAGCAGTCCCACTCTTCTTAATAGAACTTTCTCCTTTCCAAGTTATTAAGGACCAAAGCCCAAATGTCTAGGCAATTCATTTTACAGGTCTTCTGCTCTTATTTAGGAAATTCTTTCACATTGAAATGCTTAATTGAGAATACTTCTTTCAGTCTTCAGTTAATGAATAAGCTCACaattgttccttttcttctttctaaattGTCTTGCTGTGTAAAATCTACagctaattcatttttttttctttgtttgttttagatTCGTCCACAAAAGAGGCACTCAAATACATTTTCAAGGATCTTTCAGCTAAACTGGCTTCTGACGTGCTGGTATTCAGGATTTGTCATAGCTCGGTATATTTGTGGCCAAACAGTGGGATGAATTCCATGGCAACTGAGCTTTCAGATGACTCTGCCTGCAAGGAGATACTACAGTTTATTCAGTGAGTATGGCTACACAAAAATAATGGTTTTGTGGGTGGAGATGAAGATGGTGTAATAATTTGCAATGATATAATCATTCTGGCACTGTTTTCCAGATTTGAACAAGAGGGCACCAAGCAGagattttcaaaaaagaaagataaaaggttACGAGAGATGGTATGTATAGATTTTTTTTGCTGCACTTGTACTTTTCTATGAAATGTGAAGAATTCATTATTTCCAAATTTGTTTATTCATTAGGCAAGTATTTGtgcaaaatattatatatttagtcCTTTTCCCTTAGAATCAATATTgagttatttaatttatattggaaATTGACTCTAGGGAAAGTGGTGGGATTCCCTGTCTGCCACTTTTCTGTTCTAACATTTTTCCACAATCTGATAGGGGAAACAGAATCTTAGGAGTAATTTAGATTATAATTTGTAATATTAAAGTCTTCTTTATTTTCAGCCATCAATAGTAAATATTGATCTCATGTTGGAAATTACAACCTCATTAGAGCCTTTGGCTCCAGTAAttgaaaaggaaagcaaagaCCATCATTACATTAGCATGACATTACCAGTTGATGTTGTAGTCTCTATTTCTCCGGAAGAAACATGGCGCAAGTAAGTCTGTTATATAACTGAGTATGTATTTTTAAGATTCCTTTAGTTTGTTTCTGTTGCAGTTTTATATGCATCCAAATCTCCAAATGGGTAGAATTTTCAGGCATGTAACATTAACCTAGGTTTGTTCTCCTTTACAGCTTTCATCAATTTAGAATGTTTGGTAGCATTTTCATTCATTTACTTGTTAGAAACCGCTGGTTCCCTTCTCATTAAATAATTCAAAAACAGGTTGTGAGAAATTAAAAACAGTGATAAGGCACAGCTGAGTCAGAAATACACCGCACTATTGAAAAAGTGGTTGATGCCTCAGACAAAAAGTTTCTGCCAGCTGTAGTTAAATATTAAGGGAATTTACAGTTGGAGCACTTGGAATGAAAATTCCCACACTTTGGACTCCATAGAGCAAATTCCATACAAATGTGGCACCTACAACTACAGTTATATCAAACATTCAGGTCCAAAGCTACCTCAAACTTTTTATGTACTACAAATTCTTGGCAATGCCTTCAAAATGGGATAAATTGTTAACAGTAACTTGTCCTTTACAGCAGCCTACCTCCCAGTATCATGTTCTATCTGGAGTAATGTTACTAATGAATTGCTGTAATTCAGTCTTAATATTACCGTTTGTTTACAACTTCAGTTTGAAGAATGTTTAGAAGTACAATGTAAAATACTTCGCCTGATATCCCCAAATCTGTCATTTCCAAATTTGATTTCATCTGCAGAATCCCGAAATGCTTCCTGAAAAAAGGTTGCACCTTTTTCTAAAATGGATTAGGAACGGAGTCAGATTCTTTAAAAACTTTTCATTGGTTCTATAGGTTTGCTATATGAATGTATTACCATAGAGCCACATCTTACAATGAATGAAAAGGCAGATAAAGCATATAAATCAGTCAGTACATGATAAACATCTTTACTAGTATATGTTATATAATATCTATAGATATTGCTCAGTGTAGAAAATCTAATGAAGAGAATGTGGGGGGGGAAATTACTCTTTCTTGTTGTTTTACAGTGTAAGAAGCCTCCTAGTGAATGCAATTCACACGCAGCTAGCAGATATGGAAAGATGCATTTTGCAACATATGAGAGGAACATCAGTTGTGGTGCCTGAacaatttcatttcatgttaccaGGAAAAAAGCATCTAGTAACAGTTTCATTCCCTACAggcatttctgatgatcagctggagaCTTACCGAAAGGTATCTGATGCTAGGGAAAATACActtatttataattaaacttttatagctCATTAAATCAAATAAGGTTGTTAATATATAATTCCCTTCAACCACTCGTCTGGGTATGAATTTCAAAAGTTGATTTGATTCTAACGCATGGGATCTGTGTgtgatattttacttttttgtaggtaaaagaaactaaaaaataaaagaatagggCAGGAAGCTGCATGTATTTCAGGGAAGGAAATTTACAACAGATAAAGGAAAGCACTTATTCATGCAGTGCACAATTCATcaccatcattttagccattgtctatccactgcaggatgaaagcCTCTTCAGCATGTTTTCAACCAATACGCTAAGCATTGGACCAGCATGGCAGATTATGGTCTATTCCTTCCATAGTGCACAATTATTCTGTAGAATTCTCTCTTATAGATTTGGTAACAGCCACTAACTTGATTGGCTTTAAAAACAACTTGGATACATTAATGAAGGGCAGACTGACTCAGAGTTACCTCCAGCTAGTGGGAATAACATTAGGAAAAGATATAAGTGCACTTCCTGTTTGTGAACACCCCAGAACCATCTGGTGGCAagtctgaaaaataaaatgttgagaAATATAGCCCTTGCTTGGCCTGATTCAGCAGGACTACAGTATTTAAGTTCTTAAGTGGGTGGAAGAAATTGTACccctagattatttatttattatctatcaaTCAGCATTTGGAACTACCCCTCTCCTTCACAGATTAAAAACACTCCTTTTCTTCATGCCTAAAACTTGTGATGGGTTTCTCGTACTGAAATGGTTTTTCTAGTTGGTTtcaattttctcttttatttggttGGTatgctatattttttaaattgttttgattATACCAATACAGCAAACAGCTTTCTGGCCTCCTACTAAATCAAATGTATCAACATTATCTCTCCATAAACTCACTATGGGAAAGGTGGTTAATATTATAACCTGCTGTTTTTTAAATTCACTAAGCTATAATAAAAACAATCTTAATTTTGAAAGTATGGTCAttataaaaaaggggggggaaatgtctgGATCTTTTATTGATTTATGTGCTCATCCTCGTTTATATTTGCCTTGCATTTAGGAATTACATGGGCAATTTAATCTACCACTTGATAGGCCTTATTTCCGAAGAGCTAACGCCTATCACTTTCCTGATGAATCTTTTAAAGATGGTTATCTCAGAAACCCACATCTACATCTCAATCCACCTACAATAGAGTCTGGTATGGTGAGTTTCCTTTCTCCATTTGCTTGTTCTAATATCAAGTCTAATGGCTCTACTTCCTGTTTGCCCCAGCACTGAGGACAGCCCAgcaatctttggagaagggcagaagTGGATGATGCCACTGGCTGATGGGATGGGGACCTCCACCTATCCAAAGTTTCATTTTCCCACCCCAGGACAGCTCAATTTACTCACTGCCTTTTATTACATCCcagaaaaatatttctgttcCATTTGGTGGCTGCTGCTTTGGTGGGTATATGCCAAATCCTCACCTTTGACAGCTTTTGTACTAGGCTGCCTACTGCACCTTTGGAAGGGTGGGGGGATTTCTTAGTATAGGGATTTGTGAAATAcagtttcttattttttaaaagactctgcATGAAATTGACAAGAATTCTGCCAAGTTTCTTTTTGGCCATGAAATCCTGTTTCCCCCACCTCGCCCCTTCTAAAAGATCATTTTAAAagggatggggaaggaaggaaggaaggaaggaaggaaggaaggaaggaaggaaggaaggaaggacagacttTTGGCATCTCCTTTCCCTGAGATAGGTAGGAGAGGAAAAGAAGCAGGAGGATCCACCAATGATAGCCAGGGTGACCACAGTCCAAAGAGAAATTCTGGCCATCAGAGTGGCCAGAATGAAGAAACGGGAAGGGCAGTGGAAGGCAAAAAAGGATTTCTTAAACTGGCTTCCTTTCCAGCTGCTTTATGCATGGAACTCAAGCAACTGAAGGTTACAGTGCAGAAAAGCCCTAAGACAGTTATAAGTAGAAACTGAGAACAGAAGCTGcagatttttctttctctgcctctctttcaacAATAAGAGAAATTAAAGACACCAACCATCATCACCATTGCACCCTTTTGATTCATATTTGTTCAAGAGGTTGATGAGATCTTGTTAGGAAACCTTGCAAAGCTCATCGAGAGCAATGTCTTTTTGTAAATCTTGCTTTTTAAGGAGAATCCTTGCTCCAGAACTTTAATTTGACAACGTAATTGCCATAGTATCTTCTGATAGCAACTACTCCATCTGGAAGCAGCAGAAGGAGAGACAAACTCGTTCCATGGTCTTAATCATCATTAATGCCCACTTGAGGACTTCCTCCCTAACTTAACTTTATGATTCATTAGCTTGAATAGTCTTTGAAATATGTAGTCAGTAACTACAaattatcttcattttcattATGTTAACACTTAAGCAAATATTATTCTGACATGTACAAATTATGCTTTCTTTTTGGACGCAGgtgtatttagtgtatggcacatATAGTTATCATCATTACATGCAAGATTGTATTGATGATAATGGATGGGGCTGTGCTTATCGATCTCTACAAACTATATGTTCCTGGTTCAAGCATCAGGGGTACGCAGAGAAAGCAATCCCTACACACAAGGAAATACAACAGGTATAGATGTTTTCTAAATCTGGATTCTCTGGAGAAGACAGCTGCTCCTgaaggaatattttatttaagAATTTCTGCCCACACTAGTTCTAAATctgaccttttccagactgagggcCATCTTTGGTGATGGGCAGCATTTTTGGCTTTGGGAGCAAGCCAGGTGCCATATAGTATAGACCAGGGATCCccgagcttggcaactttaaggcttaaagttgccaaggttggagacccctggtatagacaaaCAATAGTATTGGGGTCAGGACAAacatcaaatttgatttcatttatatataattaattacatttaaatattGTTATGGCAAGTATTCTCTAGTTCCATAATGAATCACTTCCATTTTATATTTGCATTGCAGTGTGGCACCCAAGTATGTAAGCAGTGCAGTTTGCACTGCAAcattgtgatttttttcttttcccccagcACAGACATCCCTGTACATTTTGGTGTCCACATGTAGCTTTCACTCTTCTGAAGGGGTCCTGCCTTAACTATTTGTTCAGATTTAGATTCTAAATGTGCTCCATCACTGTAGTAATTCATAAGATTTCCAAATCTTTGCTTAAGCCTGATTCTCACCAAGCTTTAAATCTTTTCCTTGTTTGTGACAATTTAGGTTTCAGTTTGAGGTTCACTGGATGGAATATCTGGTGGCTGGTTTTCTACATTTTAATAGTGATCCCGCAGTAGCTATAAATAAACTCTAGGAGGAGAAATTCAAATGTGAGACATTTGTGTGATCTTGCAAATGATCTGCTAATATTTATTGAAGTAGCCAAAGAAATATATTATGCAATCATTTTGTATGAAGCACTGGggctaatttattttttaaaataaaatcccttTCTTAGCCCCTGGCCTCTACTGAATTGGATTTGATAGAATTCTGCGCAGCTGACTGTTTCCTTATTCCATCTTTCTCTTCTGACATGACTGAAGGCGCTTGTTAATGTTGGAGACAAGCCACCCAACTTTGTTGGAACGTGCCAATGGATTGGTTCTATTGAAGTGCAACTTGTGTTGAATCAGCTATTAGGGATAACTTCAAAGATACTGTTTATCAGGTAAGATTACTTAGTAATCACCAACAATTTTGTGTTAGCTTACTTTTATATCCAGTACAGCTTTCATCCCAAaacttccgttgctaagcaaggcagatgttaagtgagttttgtcccattttacaacctctttaagCTACAGTTGATAAacaaatcactgtagttgttaactcAATCATGCAatattaagtgaatgtggcttcctccattgactttacttgtcaaaagttggctgggaaggttacaaatagtgatcTCATGACCTTGAGATTATcataaattcatgccagttgccaagtgcccaaattttgatcatgtgaccatgaggatgctgtaatgatcataagtcatttttcttcAATGCCATTGTGATTTTTGAACAGTAACTAaatgactggttgtaagttgaggactaccagaatAAAAATGAAGTGATGATAAATAAGGATTTGTAGATAAATTCTTCAAGAAACAGATTGTATTTATGGGCTACTAAACCACAGATAAAACCAAGATCTTAGTTTTCCAAGAATTTGCAATCAACCTCTGCATGTGTACTCATTATGCACTTTATCACATTGCTGAATAGCAAAATGTATAAAAACCTATTAATTCTAGAGGGCTTAGCTTAGGGCAGTTAATTTTAAAATAGCATTAGCAAACAATTATTTTGCTTAGTATTTGTACTCAACCTAATTTTTTACTGTTAGTGTAATAATTAGCATAGTAAAATTTACACATAGTGTTTCCTTTTTCCTAGCTGCTGTACAGGTAGTGTACAATTTTATTTAGATCTTCATGAATAAGACATTGTAGGAGGAAAATAATCCCAAAGCAACTTCAAAGTGAAAAATCAAActgtatacagatagtcttcaacttatgatcacTATTGAGCcccgaatttatgttgctaagtgagacatttattaagtgagttttgtccaattttatgaccattcttatcccagttattaagtaaatcactgcagtttttaaattagtgacaaggtggttaaatgaatctggcttccccattgactttgcttgccagaaggttgcaaaaggtaatcacacaaCCCTTATGATCACAGccattgcagccatcataaatatgagttggttgccaagagtctggattttgatcacatgaccatggaaatgctgcaatagttataagtgtgaaaatcagtcgtaagtcacttttttcagtgctgttgtaacttcaaatggtcactaaatgaactgttttaaatcgaggactacctgtaatctataTTCAGAATTAATGCTAGGACAAATACCACTTAATCTGTCTCATTATAGGCAAATGAATATGATGTAGACTCGTTTCACACCTAACCTTTCTCCATTTGGCCAGTTCACAACTTTATATTTGTGGATCCATATCAACACTGCCCAGATAAGAGCCAGTGTGATGTACTGTGCAGTATTGGATTGGAACAAGGAAGACCTGCCTGGTTCAGTTCCTTCTCAGCTAGAAAATTTCACTGGGTGACTTTTTATGTCAGTCATTCCCACTTAGCCCAACCTACttcactttgaaaaaaaaaatgacaggaaGGTGTGCTATGTATGCCACCTAGGCTCCTCAACAAAAGGTAGGATAAATGAACAAAGGAAGGAATGCTGGATGGAAGGACTATAtggaaaataaatagataaaggcctaattaattaattctgcaTCATATTATATTAGGTATTAGGTGAAACCTCGTAGATTCTTGACTATTTTGTGAAAGTTATGTGGTAGAAATTGCACAGGGAGGACTTGATTCTAATTTATGGACCTGAGAATGGGGGTTGCTGTATTTCATTATTCCTTTTTTCTCAAATTACCAGTGCTAAATTGCCATTCATCCTAGTTAGTGCTAGCATtagtgctaattttttttttcatagccaGGGATCTGAACTGGCTTCTCAAGGAAGAGAACTCGCTAATCATTTCAAGACTGAAGGAACACCAGTGATGAtcggtaatttttaaaaattttaaatattttacttattttacttATAGTTTATAGTTTATGAATAAAGTGGTGGGTTGAAGATCCTCGTTTGTTCCTTAACTCTTCTGAAcaatattattttagaatgtgtgTTAGAATGTtcactcactttttaaaaaaaaagacatgattCTGGAGTAAGAAATTTATGAAGAGCTATAGACTCTCTACTCCTAGAGATGACATAGTGatcctccatttttattttgaaatgttgCAGACATTGGAATATCTGCTCATTTGATATACTAGAAATGTGTGCACCATTTTTCCTTAACTAAGAATGCAAAGATTTGTTTCCCAATTAACATTTGAATTTGCAACTCCATGTTGATTAAGGTTGAATGTTCTACAGAATTGAGTCTGTCAGTTGAATATTCAAtttgaggtttacagagtcaatacaGTAAGTTAAATATTGAAGCagaaaaataaagatgaaaaagaactgattttttctttaatattctTTGGTATATGTACTTGAATTGTAATTAGTAAACTTGCTTTTATTGAATGAAGAGCAAATTGACATTCGAGAATTATCCCATCATCATTTATATTCTTAGAAATTCTGCATTACCTTATATTTAAACctcaattttaaataaaattatagtaATTGACAGAATTACTTTTGGTCAATTGTTTCTTTCATAGTAAAAATGCAGAAAGTCAGGCTTCATTGGCATTATTTATATGAAATTTCATGCTAGTTGAAAATGATTCTGCTATTGTTGTCAGTAATCACAACAAAAATGTTTGAAAGTTCggctagcaaaacaaaacaagtttTCAAActattttaaagggaaaaaaacaaggacaaataaacTGATAATATCAAACAATCTCTGTGTTGCTttttcaaaggcttttcttaCTTGATTGTATCTTTTCAAGTACTCTACAattatttgttttactttaacCTTAACTTTCTACAGAGaaatacacagacacacaaactaGGTAACCAGTTTGTTACTTTATCTGATAATGAAATAACTGCTAGAAAACCATAAAGCTAAGAGAGCACCCAAGACCCCACAGGTCAGCCctgtgctacaaatattctcttctatcgatttaaaatacagtatataccgctttcttaaaaaaaaaagaagaatcctTGATCTATAACCataggttggttggatggttttcCACTCCAATTCAAAGgatataattattttatgctaaatatcctgttttccccaaaataagacattccctaatAATAAGCCTAAactggcttttgagcgcatggcaataaggccaagtgcttatttcggggttcaaaaaaatataaattttatataatataaaaatataagtcagggttGTATTTTGGGGAAATTGTATTAATAAACCACATTGTGGTTTGTGTGATACAGGAGATATATacaatttccttcccttcctccatgtgattatcaggaaaaaaatatgtcaCTTCTAAGATCCATTTTTACTATTAATTACTATGAATTTGCCCTTAAGAATAATGAACATGCTTTAGAAATTATGAGGTTTAAACTCATAATTCCTACTTTAGAAATTATGAGTTTATCTATTTCTACTTCTACTTTACTTTAATAGATCTTATATACATCTAATAATTAAGTTTGTAGGATTGATGCAGAATTAAAAGGCTGAATTaatgaaaatcattttttaaaaaattagacacAAAATTGAATTGAGAACCATGGCTTTATTTTTGCATATTGTCTTATCAGATTGTTTTCAAACTGCTTGTGGGTAGGATAAGCCCTGCTAGCcaatgttttcctttctttcctgtgTTGCAAtgcctgaagggaaaaaaaagatctttggcaaaataaaagataataatatcTGATACCGATGTTTCTGTGGCTTTTGGGAAAGGAATAGCCCTCAAttggatatacaggtag
This DNA window, taken from Ahaetulla prasina isolate Xishuangbanna chromosome 8, ASM2864084v1, whole genome shotgun sequence, encodes the following:
- the UFSP2 gene encoding ufm1-specific protease 2 isoform X2 yields the protein MPLPGSLLPSVLLTDVVIIDTMDILFRIRGGLDFAFQLATTNDSSTKEALKYIFKDLSAKLASDVLVFRICHSSVYLWPNSGMNSMATELSDDSACKEILQFIQFEQEGTKQRFSKKKDKRLREMPSIVNIDLMLEITTSLEPLAPVIEKESKDHHYISMTLPVDVVVSISPEETWRNVRSLLVNAIHTQLADMERCILQHMRGTSVVVPEQFHFMLPGKKHLVTVSFPTGISDDQLETYRKELHGQFNLPLDRPYFRRANAYHFPDESFKDGYLRNPHLHLNPPTIESGMALVNVGDKPPNFVGTCQWIGSIEVQLVLNQLLGITSKILFISQGSELASQGRELANHFKTEGTPVMIGGGVLAHTILGVVWNEITGHIKFLILDPHYTGAEDLHVILEKGWCGWKGPDFWDKDAYYNLCLPQRPRCV
- the UFSP2 gene encoding ufm1-specific protease 2 isoform X3 — its product is MPLPGSLLPSVLLTDVVIIDTMDILFRIRGGLDFAFQLATTNDSSTKEALKYIFKDLSAKLASDVLVFRICHSSVYLWPNSGMNSMATELSDDSACKEILQFIQFEQEGTKQRFSKKKDKRLREMPSIVNIDLMLEITTSLEPLAPVIEKESKDHHYISMTLPVDVVVSISPEETWRNVRSLLVNAIHTQLADMERCILQHMRGTSVVVPEQFHFMLPGKKHLVTVSFPTGISDDQLETYRKELHGQFNLPLDRPYFRRANAYHFPDESFKDGYLRNPHLHLNPPTIESGMVYLVYGTYSYHHYMQDCIDDNGWGCAYRSLQTICSWFKHQGYAEKAIPTHKEIQQALVNVGDKPPNFVGTCQWIGSIEVQLVLNQLLGITSKILFIRDLNWLLKEENSLIISRLKEHQ
- the UFSP2 gene encoding ufm1-specific protease 2 isoform X1; the protein is MPLPGSLLPSVLLTDVVIIDTMDILFRIRGGLDFAFQLATTNDSSTKEALKYIFKDLSAKLASDVLVFRICHSSVYLWPNSGMNSMATELSDDSACKEILQFIQFEQEGTKQRFSKKKDKRLREMPSIVNIDLMLEITTSLEPLAPVIEKESKDHHYISMTLPVDVVVSISPEETWRNVRSLLVNAIHTQLADMERCILQHMRGTSVVVPEQFHFMLPGKKHLVTVSFPTGISDDQLETYRKELHGQFNLPLDRPYFRRANAYHFPDESFKDGYLRNPHLHLNPPTIESGMVYLVYGTYSYHHYMQDCIDDNGWGCAYRSLQTICSWFKHQGYAEKAIPTHKEIQQALVNVGDKPPNFVGTCQWIGSIEVQLVLNQLLGITSKILFISQGSELASQGRELANHFKTEGTPVMIGGGVLAHTILGVVWNEITGHIKFLILDPHYTGAEDLHVILEKGWCGWKGPDFWDKDAYYNLCLPQRPRCV